Below is a genomic region from Desulfobulbaceae bacterium.
AAGCTCTTGACGTATTTCCGCTTGGCGAAGTTGCATATTTTGTAAATCTTGCTATCACGGACCTCAACCCCAGCCAGATACAGTTTATCTTCCTCGTTGCATTCTGGACAGCTGACCAGCAGGTGGTGACAGAAACAGTCCTTAAGATACTGTAACAGACCACCGGCCAGTCCCCAGAATGCCCCCAAGGCATCGTCACGATATTCTTTCAAGGAAGAAAGGAATATCTCGCTGGTCTCCAGCTCAGAACCTGGAATGATGCTGATGGTGTTACTGACAAAGTTAAGGACATAGACCCGATCGCTTGGGGTGTCGCTGGCAATAGACATCGGCGAAATCTGTAGCGGGTGACGGAAGCTGGTTGTGACACCGTTATCGAGGTTAAACAACTGCAGCCGGTAACCATCCTCCACAGTCACCATCAGGCGATGTGCCGGTGTATGCCACCCCAGCCGCACGGCGCTGTTTTCCACCAACAGATTATGTTTGAGGATGGTGGAGGTGGCAAAAATATCGCCTTGGTACACCAGGACATGTTTGTTCTGGTCATTGGCGTCAAATTTGCTGGCAACAACGCATAGATAGGGAATCCCCCCCGAGTCCTTGGCCGACACCACCAGCAGATCGTCCCTGCCCGTCATAACTGCGCCGCTTGCAGGGTTGACAAGAGTAATCGTTTTCTGGGGATTTAAGTTACTGCCCACCTGGGACATCACCATCCCGACCACCTGATTGTATACGGAAGTGATCCCCGCACCGGAAAAAGCCGTGGCCCATGCCTGATTGGAGTCCTGATCAAGGCTCAGCTGACCGGTGGCATTGAACTGATACTTGGGATCAGGCCGATTGGTTCCCGTTAACACAGTGCCAGGGTCAAAGGCGAACAGACCAGCACCCTGGCCGATAGCCCACAAAGTCTTGCTGTCATGAGAGATCAGCAGACAGGTAAACTTAATCCCGCAAAAGACCCGTACCGGCCGCCAGGCATACGCACCCTGCCCATCAATATCCGCAATCCCGATCACGGTGTCACCGGTTTTAAGCACGGCAATGGCATAGAGAGCCTTCCCTGAGGGATCAACCGCCACATCCACCACCATCGCTCCCTCACCGGCCGGCATCATGATCTCGGCAATCATCTCCTCCTTTTCGGTGTCAAAGACATGGATGGTGTTATCCGCCGCCCCACAGGTATAGACCTGCTTGCCGTCTGGCGCAAGGCGCAACCTGGTATGCCACCCCTTGCCAAAGATGGTGGATAGGCCCGTATCCTCAAATGGGTATTCTGGAAACTCATCTCCCTCGAACATGGCACAGAACGTCTTGGAACGCAGCAAGTTCTGCAAGCGCTGGTAAAACGCCCTCAAGATTGCGTGCTCCTTCCGGGAGAGGAAGATATACTGGCCGTTATCGTGGTTAAAGATCTGAATAATAAGGTTGAGAAGACTGATCCAACGTCGAAGGGTCGGCCCTACCAGGGCATTTTTTTCTTCGGGATCAGCGGTCAATTCATCCTTGAGTGCGTCCACCAGATCCTTGATACAGTCTTGGTAAAAATCCATCAGCAAGGTGCCGTCCAACATCTTTGCCCAGGTCTCTTGCTTCGGGTCGTACTTCTCGACTTTCAACACAGGGGCGCCATCCTGGCCGCGCTCTATGGTCAGACTGATGGTGCCATTACCATCGGCAAGGAGCGGACTGTCGGGATGAGCCGCGTCATAGGCCTCGACCAAGACCATAATATCCTCGATCCGGGCAGAATCAAACACCACGTCATGGCCTTCACAGTCGATAGCATACCCCTTACGAATCCGCACTTGACGACGCACGGCCTCCTCTTCCTCAAGGCCAAGCTCCGTGTCTGATCCACACTCCACCTGCAACCCGCAGACGATGCCCCAGCCATGCAGGTGTTTGTTGTGAAACCGTAGATCACGCTGTTGACAGAGCCAATCCAGGGCCTGCTGAACATTCTGCGCCGGCGACTCCCCGCACTCTTCCGGATCATAGCCCACATCCTTAGCCCAGAGATCGCTAAGCGGAGGAAACTCCATCCGGCGGCGGTCGGCGTCATCACCGCTTACCTGAACTACTCCGGCCGAATCGAGTTCAGCAAGCACCAGATAGTGATGCTTAACTCCCTGAGGAGGGACGCCATTGAGCAAAGTACTCCCTGGGGCGTGGGTTGCCTCGCGCACCTCGGCCAGCCAATAATCGCCCGCCACGAATTGATGCGTCGAAAGGCCCAGGGAGAAGGCCATGGCCGCGAGGTTCAGCTCCAGATTGGCCCCTACTGCCACATAGCCGTGGGACTCACTGTCCAACCCTGTGGCCAGGAGCACCCCTTTGTCGCTGCCCGAACCAAAAGACCACGCGCCGCCACTGCTGCAGTTCAGCACACAACAGCCGTCCCAGCGCCGCACCCACGGGTTGCCGCTGGGAGCCACGGAAGGAAGGGTGGTCGATAGTTGGCCACGGCTAGGGATGAACCCCTTAGCGAGATGAACGCCAAGGTTCTCCTCACAACTCAAATTAAAAAATTCATAAACCCAGTTGCCTTGCTTGAATCCAGGAGGAAGTTGATCGAAGCGGTGTTGTTCGGCTCCGTTTTCACTCGACCACTTCACGGTCAACTGTAGACTGCCATCAATATTGTGCTGCACCTGATGGACTTCGACCCGAAACAGATAATTACCGACTCGCGCATCAAGATCCACCTCCGCAGCACAAGGGTCGCAGGGATCAACTGCACTGCTCGCTCGCCACAGGGCAAGGGTCAAGGGGGCATTGCCAGAGGTCGGATTAATCGTCACATTGGTCGGATCAATGCCAAGCTCGCACCACTTAACCTGCAACATCGTCCGGGTGCGGGTGCAGGTATCCGCCCCATGCAGGCCTGAATCCAATAAATCCCCATCCTCCAGGGCAATCACCGTCCGTTCCCAGACATCGGCATACAACACGTATCCCGTGGGCGCCCCAACTCCGGTCAAAGGCAAGGTTTGAGCTTGGGAGAAATCCGGCTGGTCCTGATAATTAATGGCCACGGTTCCCGGCAGTTGAGCAGGGACACCATCGACATACACAAAGCCAGGCTGAATCTTGAAATCAGTCAAAACAGCAAGACCTCGATCACGCGGAGCCCCAGTGCCGATGGCATCACGAACCGCCTCATCAAGGCGGCGCTTAACCACCTCCATCAACTCATTCCAGTCTGCATCCGTCAGCATTCGACCCTGCTGCTGGTAGACTCCGGAATAGCGCTTCAGAGAACGGAAACTGTCTCGGGAAATTTGTGTTTTCATTGATTATCCTCTTGTTCGGAAAACAGTGCCCCTAGTGTCAGGAACAGATTGTGCCCGTACGTTACATGATAGAAAATTGCAGAAACAACTATTGTGTCCACTCCCCTCCCGTCAGGAGAGAGGGAGTCTCCAACACGATTTTGACCGAAGAACGAAGATCTACAGCAAACACACTCATAGTATCTTTGTTCATTTGACTATGGGGATTGGACAAAGCAGTCGTTTGTCATACACCAACACCGCCTCCAGCCCGAGCGGCAGATAATCTTTAAGTTTATCGATCACGGCTTCAGCCCGCAGTACATAATGTCGATCGTGATAACACCCCATTTCCCCACCATCTTCCGCCCCATGGCGAATGGCCTGCGAGGATGCCGGATGCAGCGCCGCGCAACCCTGCTTGCCAAAAATCTGGTTGAAAAAAATTGGTTCGTCATCCGAGCATTGATGCACCCGCACCGCCCCCAGAGCCAACCCCGGCAACCGTGAAAACCTTACGCAGCCATCACGTGGCGGGGGTCGTGTGGGGTGATCCTTCTGCACCGTACCGATAAAGATACAATCACTAGCCTCCAGCCACTCGCAAATCGTCTTGCGCAGCACCGTGCAGTACTCCAAGCGCATCAGACCCCTGGCGGTGGTAACATCGCGGAACAAGCAATCACGTGCGGTCAAGGCCGGGATCTCGGCCCCATGACGCTGCGCCATCACCTTTGGTGCTGCGACATCGCGAAGAAAGAGGTTGCCATGTACGCAATTGACCGTGGTCGAGAAGGAAAAACCCTCGATAACATAATCCTTATGTCCGTCCAGCGTGACCGGGCCGGTAAAGCGAATCCTTGTACCACCCAGTTTACGGATCCGGTAGAACGTAGGCGTCTCCTCGATTGCGATGAGGTGTTGATATTGAGGCTTAGCGCGATCACTCCATTTGATGCTTTCCATGTTGATATCAAAAAATCCTGCAGGCGGCGGAGCAAACAAAAGCAGAGTGCGGGGATGGTGATGACCGTGGTCCCAACCAGGGGTTCGCAGGTCTACGGTGCGACGAGTGGCGTCATCAAAGCCCCCGATAACACACGGCACGCCATGAGGGTTTCCCTGTACCCAGTCATGACCGCCAAGACAGGCGACTGGATGGTTGACCGCACGTGAGGCATACCTGAAATCAACAGTCCCAGCAGGCAAGGCCGGATGACGGGCCGCCTCGGAGGAAATGTGCCGATCAGGCTCAGGCGTAACACCGAAATTACCCGCCGGCAGCAAGGGGATGCCGATTCGCGCCATGGTGGCGACTCGTTGCCAGCCCTCGGCAATCTCCACCTCCATATCGCCGACCGCCTCGGCAATCTGCTCCGCCACGGCCAAAGTCCCTTTCGCCTGACGCCAGGCCACCGCCTTGGCAATCTCGGCGCGACGGCCTACTGCCTCAGGCGACACCAGACGCACGTCCAGCAATTTCCCGAAATAGGGCAGCAGCCAGTCCTGACAGGTTAGACCAGCTGGGGGAGTATCTGGAAAATTATCGGCTAGGCGCTGATCAAGGGTCTGCTGAATGGCGTCAAGAAGCGTGCCACAAGCATCCAGATAGGCGGACAGATCACCATTGTCACGTTCACGGTAGACTGCCGGCAGCAACTGATACAGGCGCGCACCGCTTTTGGAATTAGGGCCGCTCATAGCACAAACTCCTTGCTTTGCACGGTGAAAACGGATGTGATGTCATCCAGGACCAACACTTGTCGGGGCGTTGGTTGCACCAACCGCACCACACCGCTGGCAGATGCACGCACCGCAGGCGCCGGGTTGACGGTGGGAAAATCCGAACCGATCAAACAGCTGGAACTGGCCACACCCGTCACTGCTTCAACCACCTGATAAATCTCACTCACATAAAGCGGCTGACCGAGACGGCGCTTCTTCAGCGCAAAAGCCGCAGACACGGCATGAAGGACATCAGCCACCACCTGCTCGGGCACATAGTGCGAACTATCCACCTGCACCGTAATGCTTAAGTCAAAAGGGACCAGCACATGGTTGACCACATCGACACTTACGCCCGGCAGATCATGAGCCTCAAGGTAGTCTCGCAAGCTGCTGGCCAACTCTCCTAAATCCCCGCCGCCGGCAGGCACGACCACCACCTCCACTCGTTCCTGCTGAGCCCCTTGATTGGGCAGACGAAAAGCGCTGGCCTGCCAGACACTGGCGTTACGCTCAGCAAGCCGTGCGTAGTCTGCAAGCGACACCGCCCGCCCCAAGGTAAAGAGCGCTGACGGCGCATTCTCTCTGATTGCTTCGACCGGCTCCCGATCATTGCCGCCGGAGGTGTCCAGGGGTTGACGAATGGTGTCGATCAAAACGTGAGGTTTAACCGGCTTCACCAGACTGGCAGCAGGAACATTGCCAACCAGACCGGCTCCCGCACGGAAGGACACCCTGAGATTGTTGGTTCCGGTCGGCAGACGACGGCCATGCTCGCCATCGCCAAAGGTAAGGCGCAAATAGCCTTCCTCAGTGATATGCACGGTATAGTGGGCATCACTCGGACCCGAATCGTCCAAGGTAGGTTGTTGAGACCAAATCTGACCACCCACGCTCACCTCGATTGCGGCGGCTACTCCGCTCGACTGAGTGGCATCAGCCACAAAACTGACATCTTTCTCCTTGAGCAGAAATGACTGGCACGAACGGGTCGCATCACCACTGCCCAAGACCTTTGCCGGCTTTGCTTCGCCATGCCCGGCCACGACCACGTTGGCGCGGAGCACGGTGGTGCCGACCGTGAAACCGGCACTGGCCGCAGGCATACTGTCCAAGGTGATGACACCGGCTTGATGATTAATGGTCTTGATCCGCGCCCCATGCCCAGCCACAGTGGCGCCGGCATCATCAACCCGTTCCAGCAGCACCCGTTTGCCGACAGCAAGTTGCAGGGACAACCCACCACTTGGTGGAACAAAGGCCAGACTGGAACCCAGAGGGGTAGTATTGATGGCGTATCCAATCGGCCGAAGGCTTTCAGCAAACGGCCCATACAAACGGACAAGTTGCCCGGTCGGATTGGTGACAAAGGTCAGAGAAAAATCACCCTCGCGTTTGCTCACCGTCTTCACCTGCAAGACCTGATAGAGGCTACCGCTCAATTCACCAATCACCAGCCCCCCACTGACAAGCTCCTGCGTGCGACCCGCAAAGACATACTCATCGACTGCCAAAGCGCTTACCACCGTGGTCTGCGCTTCACCGTGCTCCGGCACCAGGTAGATCTCAGCAGGAGGGCTGCTACTGATCTTCTTATAGCTGCTGGTGAAATCCGGACCGCTGCCGGACTCGATAATGACCGTATACCCTGCCAGATTGTTGGCCATACCACTCTTTTGGCTGCTCACTGCTCGACAGGTGCCGGGGAATCGCAAGATTCCCCCTTCGCTGGATATGGTATAAGCGCGATAGAGCTCTTTTCCGGCTGTCGGCAGGTCCCCGACCAACCTGGCCGCCTGAGCGTCCACCACAAGCACACTGTTGTAGCGCCAAACGCCAGACGCCTGCCAGGCCACCACATCGCCCGCCACCAAGCCATGCCCGGCAGGCAACTGCACCACGCCGTTGCCATGCAGTCGTGGGGTCAATATCGCCACCGAACTCAACAAGAGCTTCACTTCACTCCTAAGCCAGGCGCCCCAGCTCTCCCCGCCCTGCGTCGCCGCCAAGGTCAACCGTTTTTCGTTATCCACCTCGCTAATCCGCACCGGGTGCCGCTCCCCATTTCCCTCGTTCAGAAGAATCGCGAGATCGCCAGCGGAGAGCTGCTGTTTCTCAGTCAACTGCCAGACCGCTCCGGTCATGACGGTCTGAGACTTATCCCAATTGTGCAGGCGCATCTCATTACAACTCACATCCACAGAAAGATCTTCCAAGGTCTCGAACAAGATCGCGGGACCATTCTTTGGCGAATACTTGACCTGGAATCCCTTTGCCAGCAGACCCGTCTGGCCCTTCTTGGCCAAGAGCACAAGCGAAGTGGAAGCCGAGGCCGGTGGCGCCGGATGATACCCAATCATCGCGACCAAACGACGCATGTTGTCCCACTGACTGGCTGTACCTAAACTTGCTTCGTTGGCATAGGCGTCCAAGTGCTCCAAGAGGATATGCGAAGCCCGGGCAAAACTGCGCGCAATCTCCCAACCCCATTCTCGGGTTACTTTGACATACTGCTGCTCCAGACGCACGTTTCGTTGGACAATGGTCTCAGAGGACGCAACATCAACCTCCATGTCAAGCCAGGCCGGAAAGCGATCATGCAACTCCTGACGAAGCATCTCCAAACAGGTGGCGGCATTATCGTCCACATACCGGATTTTTTTCAGTCCGGCGCGATTCCAACGGGTCAGATCATATTTCATCCGTGCCGTCCTCCGTGCAGAACTAAGCGATAGTATCCCCGTCCAGGTTGGACGGGATCATTGTCGCAAACAGCCACTTCCAAACCATCCAACTCAATCCATCCGCTCTCGGCCTGGTCAGGATACTGACTGCCAATGCGTTTAAAGCGATTGAGGCAGACATGTGCTACCCCTTCAAGCGCCATCAAGGTCTCGATAATATCCCCGGCATGCAGATCTTCCCCGAATCGTAGCCGCCCGGGCTCAAAAAATCCCCCGGCATCATTGCCCAAAACCTGATTGGCGCTCTGACGAATCTCGGATCGGAAATAGTCTGGAT
It encodes:
- a CDS encoding phage tail protein — protein: MSGPNSKSGARLYQLLPAVYRERDNGDLSAYLDACGTLLDAIQQTLDQRLADNFPDTPPAGLTCQDWLLPYFGKLLDVRLVSPEAVGRRAEIAKAVAWRQAKGTLAVAEQIAEAVGDMEVEIAEGWQRVATMARIGIPLLPAGNFGVTPEPDRHISSEAARHPALPAGTVDFRYASRAVNHPVACLGGHDWVQGNPHGVPCVIGGFDDATRRTVDLRTPGWDHGHHHPRTLLLFAPPPAGFFDINMESIKWSDRAKPQYQHLIAIEETPTFYRIRKLGGTRIRFTGPVTLDGHKDYVIEGFSFSTTVNCVHGNLFLRDVAAPKVMAQRHGAEIPALTARDCLFRDVTTARGLMRLEYCTVLRKTICEWLEASDCIFIGTVQKDHPTRPPPRDGCVRFSRLPGLALGAVRVHQCSDDEPIFFNQIFGKQGCAALHPASSQAIRHGAEDGGEMGCYHDRHYVLRAEAVIDKLKDYLPLGLEAVLVYDKRLLCPIPIVK